Proteins encoded within one genomic window of Actinomycetota bacterium:
- a CDS encoding transglycosylase domain-containing protein: protein MAWPLRPVLLLLIMAAAGVFVALTFLPIVGALGTAAKNVEQKLALPANTDIQFPRFPQRSTIFAEDNTRLATLYLENRKVVHLDQIAPVGRRAVLAIEDYQFFHHGAIDVKAIVRAALANLRAGHITQGGSTITQQLVKNITGHTADTLIRKLREAQLAVKIEQTYTKKEILELYLNEIYLGNGVYGLEAASEFYFGHHANLLTLPEAAMLAGMISNPSQYDPLADPTATLDRRNVVLARMAQIGWISQDKATTMEALPLGLSKNAGKPLQSRQPFFVQFVRKLIEENKDGQFDVLGATKNQRVHALYQGGLSIYTTLNPAWESTALHVIKSHLPLNSDPQSSIATVEPGTGAIRVLASGRNFSQTQTDLVSGLDGLGRRQTGSAFKPFTLVAAFRQGIPPTREYSSASPVDLSKECNGWKPFNAEGAGDSGFVDLYTATADSINVVFGQLARDVGPPNIARAAEDMGIPGDTLPQGGADCSITLGTGSVSPLDMATAYATLADDGMYCPYYAVERIVGPGGKTIYQHDPTSQCHQVVKKDIALLVTDMLKGVVAHGTGTRANIGRPQAGKTGTNEEFKDAWFCGYVPQLATAIWVGYPGVPRSMLGVEGFPEMFGGDIPAEEWHDVMSVFVRGMPPKDWPPPPPPPTGTVPDVVGKAQDEAIKILGDANFSPMVAGQVNSTLPAGTVASQSPGGGSTVELGSIVNLYISNGQPPKAQVPGVVGLPEAAARSALAGAGFNVAVNEVLVADPAQDGLVLQQQPGPGASVLAGSTVTITVGRFTQPSPPPPPPSPPPTTPPGPTGPTGPTGPGARR, encoded by the coding sequence GTGGCGTGGCCGCTCCGGCCCGTCCTGCTCCTGCTGATCATGGCCGCGGCCGGCGTGTTCGTGGCCCTCACGTTCCTGCCGATCGTCGGCGCCCTGGGCACCGCCGCCAAGAACGTCGAGCAGAAGCTGGCCCTCCCGGCCAACACCGACATCCAGTTCCCACGGTTCCCGCAGCGCTCCACCATCTTCGCGGAGGACAACACCAGGCTCGCCACGCTGTACCTGGAGAACCGCAAGGTGGTGCACCTCGACCAGATCGCTCCGGTGGGGCGGCGGGCCGTCCTGGCCATCGAGGACTACCAGTTCTTCCACCACGGCGCCATCGACGTGAAGGCCATCGTCCGGGCCGCGCTGGCCAATCTCCGGGCCGGCCACATCACCCAGGGCGGCTCGACCATCACCCAGCAGCTGGTGAAGAACATCACCGGCCACACCGCCGACACCCTGATCCGAAAGCTCCGCGAGGCGCAGCTCGCCGTCAAGATCGAGCAGACCTACACCAAGAAGGAGATCCTGGAGCTGTACCTGAACGAGATCTACCTGGGGAACGGCGTGTACGGCCTGGAGGCGGCGTCGGAGTTCTATTTCGGCCACCACGCCAACCTGCTGACCCTCCCCGAGGCGGCCATGCTCGCCGGCATGATCTCCAACCCATCCCAGTACGATCCGCTGGCCGACCCCACCGCCACGCTCGATCGCCGCAACGTCGTGCTGGCCCGGATGGCCCAGATCGGGTGGATCAGCCAGGACAAGGCGACCACGATGGAGGCCCTGCCGCTCGGCCTCTCCAAGAACGCCGGCAAACCGCTCCAGTCGCGCCAGCCGTTCTTCGTGCAGTTCGTCCGAAAGCTGATCGAGGAGAACAAGGACGGGCAGTTCGACGTTCTCGGCGCCACCAAGAACCAGCGCGTCCACGCGCTGTACCAGGGCGGACTGTCGATCTACACGACCCTGAACCCGGCCTGGGAGTCCACCGCGCTCCACGTCATCAAGAGCCACCTCCCGCTCAACTCCGACCCGCAGTCCTCCATCGCCACCGTGGAACCGGGGACCGGAGCGATCCGCGTGCTGGCCTCGGGCCGGAACTTCTCCCAGACCCAGACCGATCTGGTGAGCGGCCTGGACGGGCTGGGCCGGCGCCAGACGGGGTCGGCGTTCAAGCCGTTCACGCTGGTCGCGGCGTTCCGCCAGGGCATCCCTCCGACCAGGGAGTACAGCTCGGCCTCTCCCGTCGACCTGTCCAAGGAGTGCAACGGCTGGAAGCCGTTCAACGCGGAGGGCGCCGGGGACTCCGGGTTCGTGGACCTGTACACGGCGACCGCCGACTCCATCAACGTGGTGTTCGGGCAGCTGGCCCGTGACGTGGGGCCGCCCAACATCGCCCGGGCCGCCGAGGACATGGGCATCCCCGGGGACACCCTTCCCCAGGGGGGAGCCGACTGCTCCATCACCCTGGGAACGGGCTCGGTCTCGCCCCTGGACATGGCCACCGCATACGCCACGCTGGCCGACGACGGCATGTACTGCCCCTACTACGCCGTGGAGCGGATCGTGGGGCCGGGCGGGAAGACCATCTACCAGCACGACCCGACCTCCCAGTGCCACCAGGTGGTCAAGAAGGACATCGCCCTGCTGGTCACCGACATGCTGAAAGGGGTGGTCGCCCACGGCACGGGCACGCGAGCCAACATCGGGAGGCCGCAGGCCGGCAAGACCGGCACCAACGAGGAGTTCAAGGATGCCTGGTTCTGCGGGTACGTGCCCCAGCTGGCCACCGCGATATGGGTGGGGTACCCGGGCGTTCCCCGCAGCATGCTGGGCGTCGAGGGGTTCCCGGAGATGTTCGGAGGCGACATCCCGGCCGAGGAATGGCACGACGTGATGTCGGTGTTCGTGCGGGGCATGCCGCCCAAGGACTGGCCGCCGCCGCCGCCGCCGCCGACCGGAACCGTCCCGGACGTGGTGGGCAAGGCGCAGGACGAGGCCATCAAGATCCTGGGTGACGCGAACTTCTCGCCCATGGTGGCAGGACAGGTCAACTCCACCCTGCCGGCGGGGACGGTGGCCTCCCAGAGTCCGGGCGGAGGATCGACCGTCGAGCTCGGGTCGATCGTCAACCTGTACATCAGCAACGGCCAGCCGCCGAAGGCCCAGGTTCCGGGCGTGGTGGGGCTTCCCGAGGCGGCGGCGAGGTCCGCGCTGGCCGGCGCGGGGTTCAACGTCGCGGTGAACGAGGTGCTGGTGGCCGACCCGGCCCAGGACGGGCTGGTGCTCCAGCAGCAGCCCGGGCCCGGGGCGAGCGTGCTGGCGGGTTCCACGGTGACCATCACGGTGGGGCGGTTCACCCAGCCGTCTCCGCCCCCGCCGCCACCCAGCCCACCGCCGACGACACCGCCGGGGCCGACCGGACCGACCGGACCCACGGGACCGGGGGCGCGCCGCTAG
- a CDS encoding glycosyltransferase family 4 protein: MRIAEVAPPWIAVPPKGYGGIEWVVSLVADGLAEHGHDVTLFATGDSTTKARLEYVFEHAPGATWINSVYHDTVHALHAFRDPGRFDLYHLHVPWAALVAGTLCGRPIVLTVHGSINDRMRDLFDRVGDRAWFVAISESQRRQMEELRYAGVVYNGIDLEQYPFQADKDEYLLFLGRAAPEKGLLRAVLTAKKAGLPLVLALKMADPHEREHWERDAKPHLPPGTVVHDEIDHEGKVELLARARAVLFPIDWEEPFGLVMTEAMACGTPVIATPRGSVPEVIADGETGFIVPVEDYPAAAVECLGRLDEIDPKACRARVERLFSKEAMVQGYERAFERVLAEES; the protein is encoded by the coding sequence GTGAGGATCGCCGAGGTCGCTCCCCCCTGGATCGCCGTTCCGCCCAAGGGCTACGGCGGGATCGAGTGGGTGGTGTCGCTCGTGGCCGACGGACTGGCGGAGCACGGCCACGACGTGACCCTGTTCGCCACCGGTGACTCCACCACCAAGGCCCGCCTGGAATACGTGTTCGAGCACGCCCCCGGGGCCACCTGGATCAATTCCGTCTACCACGACACAGTGCACGCGCTGCACGCGTTTCGGGACCCCGGACGGTTCGACCTGTACCACCTCCACGTGCCGTGGGCGGCGCTGGTGGCCGGGACCCTGTGCGGCCGGCCCATCGTGCTCACCGTCCACGGCTCGATCAACGACCGGATGCGCGACCTGTTCGACCGGGTCGGGGACCGGGCGTGGTTCGTCGCCATCAGCGAGTCGCAGCGCCGCCAGATGGAGGAGCTCCGGTACGCGGGTGTCGTCTACAACGGCATCGACCTGGAGCAGTACCCATTCCAGGCCGACAAGGACGAGTACCTGTTGTTCCTGGGGCGTGCGGCGCCGGAGAAAGGGCTGCTCCGGGCGGTCCTGACGGCGAAGAAGGCCGGGCTGCCGCTGGTGCTCGCGCTGAAGATGGCCGATCCGCACGAGCGGGAGCACTGGGAACGCGACGCCAAGCCCCACCTGCCGCCGGGAACGGTGGTCCACGACGAGATCGACCACGAGGGGAAGGTCGAGCTCCTGGCCCGCGCGAGGGCGGTCCTGTTCCCGATCGACTGGGAGGAGCCGTTCGGCCTGGTCATGACGGAGGCCATGGCGTGCGGGACGCCGGTCATCGCCACTCCGCGGGGCTCGGTTCCCGAGGTGATCGCGGACGGCGAGACGGGGTTCATCGTGCCGGTCGAGGACTACCCGGCGGCGGCCGTGGAGTGCCTGGGCCGGCTGGACGAGATCGACCCCAAGGCGTGCCGAGCTCGTGTCGAGCGGCTGTTCTCGAAGGAGGCCATGGTCCAGGGCTACGAACGCGCCTTCGAACGCGTGCTCGCCGAAGAGTCCTGA
- a CDS encoding endonuclease/exonuclease/phosphatase family protein, with translation MEITVGTFNLNNLFSRFDFKAEIDTTQPGPPIESRTTFNFDDPQSFVLRTYLGALVRPKPSDAQQMLADRIKAMDLDVLAVQEVEDIDTLRTFNGQQLGGLYEEIGLVEGNDPRLIDVGVLSKFPLGAVTSWRHAVYLPDPTRPIFSRDMLEVDVI, from the coding sequence GTGGAGATCACTGTTGGGACGTTCAACCTCAATAACCTGTTCTCGCGGTTCGACTTCAAGGCCGAGATCGACACGACCCAGCCGGGGCCGCCCATCGAGTCGCGAACGACCTTCAACTTCGACGATCCTCAGTCGTTCGTCCTGCGCACCTACCTGGGAGCCCTGGTGAGGCCGAAGCCGTCGGACGCCCAGCAGATGCTGGCCGACCGGATCAAGGCCATGGATCTCGACGTCCTCGCGGTGCAGGAGGTGGAGGACATCGACACGCTGAGGACGTTCAACGGGCAGCAGCTGGGCGGCCTCTACGAGGAGATCGGACTCGTCGAGGGGAACGACCCCCGGCTCATCGACGTCGGGGTCCTGTCGAAGTTCCCGCTGGGCGCGGTCACGTCGTGGCGGCACGCCGTCTACCTTCCCGATCCCACCAGGCCCATCTTCAGCCGGGACATGCTCGAGGTGGACGTGATATGA
- the hemG gene encoding protoporphyrinogen oxidase, with translation MKLVVVGGGIAGLAAARAARMEAASSGTAVEITVLEASERLGGKLWTETIDGAALEWGPDSFLATKPWARELAEELGLELVSPRPQASRAFLLVDGRLRLLPPGLAMGIPTRASALVEAVRAGIVGPGGALRAWADRVLPAEPNGTMEPSVGEMARRRFGRSWTDRVIAPLIVGVYGVPLGEVSFGHAYPDALGARSLIAAARRRPRPSGPMFLSVRGGMGRLVAALVEDLADARLRTGCAAESISVDGEGLSVGAMGEDVRADAILLAVPAPAAARLLETVAPEAAGPLRDIRYSASAVVLLGYESGTIGRPLDGSGYLVAPQERAIVAACSWLPVKWAHAASAERVWLRAVVTDAKALALPDDVLKGRVRDEVDAAMEAIRPAADVRVRRWARSLPVFGLGHANRVAAIRRSLPEKITLAGAYLEGLGVSDCIRTGQEAARRLVRPAAG, from the coding sequence GTGAAGCTCGTGGTCGTGGGGGGCGGGATCGCTGGGCTGGCCGCGGCCCGAGCCGCGCGGATGGAGGCCGCCTCTTCGGGCACCGCCGTCGAGATCACCGTGCTGGAGGCCTCCGAGCGCCTGGGCGGCAAGCTGTGGACCGAGACGATCGACGGGGCCGCCCTGGAGTGGGGGCCCGACTCGTTCCTGGCCACCAAGCCGTGGGCCCGGGAACTGGCGGAGGAGCTCGGCCTAGAGCTGGTGTCCCCGCGGCCCCAGGCCTCCCGAGCGTTCCTGCTGGTGGACGGGCGGCTCCGGCTCCTGCCGCCCGGCCTGGCCATGGGCATCCCGACGCGGGCCTCGGCTCTGGTGGAGGCGGTCCGGGCGGGGATCGTCGGGCCGGGCGGGGCGCTTCGGGCGTGGGCCGACCGCGTGCTGCCGGCAGAGCCGAACGGGACCATGGAGCCCTCGGTGGGCGAGATGGCCCGGCGCCGATTCGGCCGGTCGTGGACGGACCGCGTGATCGCTCCCCTGATCGTCGGCGTGTACGGCGTGCCTCTCGGCGAGGTCAGCTTCGGCCACGCGTACCCGGACGCGCTCGGCGCGCGCAGCCTGATCGCGGCGGCGCGCCGGCGTCCGCGGCCATCCGGCCCGATGTTCCTTTCGGTGCGCGGCGGCATGGGCCGCCTGGTCGCAGCCCTGGTCGAGGATCTCGCGGACGCCCGGCTCCGGACCGGCTGCGCCGCGGAGTCGATCTCAGTGGACGGCGAGGGGCTGAGCGTGGGAGCGATGGGCGAGGACGTTCGCGCTGACGCGATCCTGCTGGCCGTCCCCGCCCCGGCGGCGGCCCGCCTGCTCGAGACCGTGGCGCCGGAGGCCGCCGGGCCGCTCAGGGACATCCGGTACAGCGCCTCCGCGGTGGTGCTCCTCGGCTACGAGTCCGGGACCATCGGTCGCCCGCTGGACGGTTCCGGCTACCTCGTCGCGCCCCAGGAGCGGGCGATCGTGGCGGCGTGCTCCTGGCTTCCGGTGAAGTGGGCCCATGCGGCGTCCGCCGAGCGCGTGTGGCTCCGCGCCGTGGTCACCGACGCGAAAGCGCTGGCGCTGCCCGACGACGTCCTGAAGGGTAGGGTCCGCGACGAGGTCGACGCGGCCATGGAGGCGATCCGCCCTGCGGCGGACGTTCGCGTGCGCCGCTGGGCCCGGTCCCTCCCCGTCTTCGGGCTCGGCCACGCGAACCGCGTCGCCGCCATCCGCCGCTCGCTCCCTGAGAAGATCACCTTGGCCGGCGCCTACCTCGAGGGCCTCGGTGTGTCCGACTGCATCCGAACGGGCCAGGAAGCCGCCCGGCGCCTTGTCCGACCCGCCGCCGGGTAG
- a CDS encoding PQQ-binding-like beta-propeller repeat protein has protein sequence MARPAGRGPFWFPVAVVVVVLAACSSNPSPVPTGSPPIGSSVSSSPVPSGSGEPAWPTYHRDGARTGFDPSSPALGSVRQVWTSPRLDGAVYAEPLVLGDRVFVATEGDSVYALDAATGDVAWRTNLGGPVPRSSLPCGNIDPTGITGTPAIDPAGRLLYAVDFVQPGRHELVALDVGAGRVRFRRSADPPGLDPLLEQQRGALAISGGRVFAAFGGLFGDCGDYHGAVVGVALDGSGPLLSYLVPSGRAAGIWGPSGPAVDPQGNLLVATGNSDSGSDFDFGDAVIRLSPDLKEIGWFAPSNWAALDQGDIDLGSVGPAVLSNGLAFQIGKEGVGYLVRPGDLGQIGGEAFSASVCSAAFGGTASMGAFVYVPCTDGLVALKVDSAGPSFSVAWRTPGFEAGPPIVSGGAVWSVDIGSGDLVAFDSADGHEVFRAPLGAVTHFATPAAVSGRLYVAATDRVVAFSGI, from the coding sequence ATGGCCCGTCCGGCCGGAAGGGGTCCGTTCTGGTTCCCCGTGGCGGTGGTCGTCGTGGTCCTGGCGGCGTGCAGCTCGAATCCGTCCCCCGTTCCGACCGGTTCCCCGCCGATCGGCTCGTCCGTCTCCTCGTCCCCGGTGCCGTCCGGGTCGGGCGAGCCGGCCTGGCCCACCTACCACCGGGACGGGGCCCGAACCGGATTCGACCCGTCCTCGCCGGCGCTCGGCTCCGTCCGGCAGGTGTGGACGTCACCCCGGCTGGACGGCGCCGTCTACGCCGAGCCGCTGGTCCTGGGCGACCGGGTCTTCGTCGCCACCGAGGGCGACTCCGTGTACGCCCTGGACGCGGCGACGGGAGACGTGGCGTGGCGGACCAACCTCGGGGGGCCGGTCCCCCGGTCGAGCCTGCCGTGCGGCAACATCGACCCCACGGGCATCACCGGGACGCCGGCCATCGATCCTGCCGGCAGGCTGCTGTATGCGGTCGACTTCGTCCAGCCCGGCCGGCACGAGCTGGTCGCGCTCGACGTGGGCGCCGGCCGGGTGCGGTTCCGGCGCTCGGCCGACCCGCCCGGCCTGGACCCGCTGCTCGAGCAACAGCGAGGCGCGCTGGCGATCTCGGGCGGGCGGGTGTTCGCGGCGTTCGGCGGCCTGTTCGGCGACTGCGGCGACTACCACGGCGCTGTCGTCGGCGTGGCCCTGGACGGTTCCGGGCCGCTGCTGTCCTACCTGGTGCCCTCCGGGCGGGCCGCCGGGATCTGGGGGCCGTCCGGCCCCGCCGTCGATCCCCAGGGGAACCTGCTGGTGGCCACCGGGAACAGCGATTCGGGATCCGACTTCGACTTCGGAGACGCCGTGATCCGCCTGTCCCCGGACCTGAAGGAGATCGGGTGGTTCGCCCCTTCCAACTGGGCAGCCCTCGACCAGGGCGACATCGACCTGGGGTCGGTGGGGCCGGCCGTCCTGTCGAACGGATTGGCGTTCCAGATCGGGAAGGAGGGCGTGGGATACCTGGTCAGGCCCGGCGACCTCGGTCAGATCGGCGGCGAGGCCTTCTCGGCCAGCGTGTGCTCCGCCGCGTTCGGAGGGACGGCCTCGATGGGGGCGTTCGTGTACGTCCCCTGCACCGACGGGCTGGTGGCCCTGAAGGTGGACTCGGCGGGTCCGTCCTTCTCGGTGGCCTGGAGGACCCCGGGGTTCGAGGCCGGGCCTCCCATCGTGTCCGGGGGAGCGGTGTGGTCGGTGGACATCGGGAGCGGAGACCTGGTCGCATTCGACAGCGCCGATGGCCACGAGGTCTTCCGGGCTCCGCTCGGAGCGGTCACGCACTTCGCCACGCCCGCGGCGGTGTCGGGCCGCCTGTACGTCGCCGCCACCGACCGAGTGGTGGCGTTCTCGGGCATCTGA
- a CDS encoding Mur ligase family protein, translating into MGTPRVTLVELRVLDGPNLYFPRPAIKLTLAVPAWMALPEERAAALAARLGLPSGPGARPGTPGTVHRRRFAARLAGHLTRRLAAATGTNLAVRSRAGPEPDQVVVAYPWRRRNAAEVFGREAAALMAAVLDARRSFHRAIVERAAPVFAADPGPSPTVPAPSIPVVAVTGTNGKTTTVRLLAHIGRTAGLSVAYSSTDGVYVDGRLIEEGDYSGFGGAGTALTQPGVQLAVLETARGGILLRGIGTAHNDVAVVTNVSADHLGLHGIHTLDQLSEVKSTIVRITRPDGWDVLNADDPRVLAMRRLATGRSFLYSLDADHPALRIALAEHGRAMTVIDGALAVLDPGHDPEPLILLEDVPVTLAGISRHNIHNAMAAAAAALSVGLPTKAVVRGLRTFVLDPETNPGRANLFELDGRIVVVDYAHNEAGMAGLTELARGLRAPGRAIWLTYGAAGDRTDEVLHGMGYLAARGADHVAVAELHRYLRGRDARELVDLLITGADDGGATDVPVFPDEIHALEWMLASSKRADVVVVTALGQRPEIFKLLEGRGAKRVGPSRVRQLVRRARSAVSLPRGSHT; encoded by the coding sequence ATGGGGACCCCGCGGGTCACGCTCGTCGAGCTGCGGGTGCTGGACGGCCCGAACCTGTACTTCCCACGCCCCGCGATCAAGCTGACCCTCGCCGTTCCGGCATGGATGGCGCTTCCCGAGGAGCGAGCGGCCGCTCTGGCCGCGCGGCTGGGCCTGCCGTCCGGTCCGGGCGCCAGGCCCGGGACTCCGGGAACCGTCCACCGGCGCCGCTTCGCGGCTCGGCTGGCCGGCCACCTGACCCGGCGCCTGGCCGCCGCCACGGGAACCAACCTGGCCGTCCGCTCCCGCGCCGGCCCCGAGCCCGACCAGGTCGTGGTGGCGTACCCATGGCGCCGGAGGAACGCAGCGGAGGTCTTCGGACGCGAGGCGGCGGCGCTCATGGCAGCCGTCCTGGACGCCAGGCGTTCCTTCCACCGCGCGATCGTCGAGCGAGCGGCCCCGGTCTTCGCGGCCGACCCCGGACCGTCGCCCACCGTCCCCGCGCCCTCCATCCCGGTGGTCGCCGTGACCGGCACCAACGGGAAGACCACCACGGTTCGCCTGCTGGCCCACATCGGAAGGACCGCGGGACTGTCCGTGGCCTACTCGTCCACCGACGGCGTGTACGTCGACGGGCGGCTCATCGAGGAAGGGGACTACTCCGGGTTCGGAGGAGCCGGGACTGCGCTCACCCAGCCGGGCGTCCAGCTTGCCGTGCTGGAGACGGCGCGGGGCGGCATCCTGCTGCGCGGCATCGGCACCGCCCACAACGACGTGGCCGTGGTCACCAACGTGTCCGCGGACCATCTGGGGCTGCACGGCATCCACACGCTGGACCAGCTCTCGGAGGTGAAGTCGACCATCGTGCGGATCACCAGGCCGGACGGGTGGGACGTCCTGAACGCGGACGACCCCCGCGTGCTGGCCATGCGGCGGTTGGCGACCGGACGTTCGTTCCTGTACTCCCTCGACGCCGACCACCCGGCGCTGCGCATCGCCCTGGCCGAGCACGGCCGGGCCATGACGGTCATCGACGGCGCGCTCGCGGTCCTGGACCCCGGACACGACCCCGAGCCGCTGATTCTTTTGGAGGACGTCCCGGTGACGCTTGCCGGCATCTCCCGCCACAACATCCACAACGCGATGGCGGCCGCGGCGGCCGCCCTGTCGGTGGGCCTCCCCACGAAGGCCGTCGTCCGGGGCCTCCGCACGTTCGTGCTGGACCCGGAGACGAACCCCGGCCGCGCCAACCTGTTCGAGCTGGACGGGCGGATCGTCGTGGTCGACTACGCCCACAACGAAGCGGGCATGGCCGGGCTCACCGAGCTGGCACGGGGCCTGCGAGCGCCGGGCCGTGCGATCTGGCTGACGTACGGCGCAGCCGGGGACCGCACCGACGAGGTCCTCCACGGCATGGGGTACCTGGCGGCTCGAGGCGCCGACCACGTGGCCGTCGCGGAGCTCCACCGCTACCTGCGGGGACGCGATGCGCGTGAGCTGGTGGACCTGTTGATCACCGGCGCAGACGACGGCGGTGCGACCGACGTGCCCGTGTTCCCTGACGAGATCCACGCCCTGGAATGGATGCTCGCTTCGTCCAAGCGCGCCGACGTCGTCGTCGTCACCGCCCTCGGCCAGCGCCCCGAGATCTTCAAGCTGCTGGAAGGCCGCGGCGCGAAGCGTGTCGGACCCAGCCGCGTCCGCCAGCTGGTCCGCCGCGCCCGGAGCGCGGTCAGCCTTCCCAGAGGCTCACATACCTGA
- a CDS encoding metallophosphoesterase → MVWWIVAAVLVAGALCVAYGMAIEQTWFRLSRYRLDILPADAGRLSILHLSDLHFQPDDRRKARFLAGLPTADVAVVTGDILGEADAVEPVVEALRPVRGRLASYFVLGSNDYYRPRPTSYLKYFFPGGTSRRRRLTRSRDRELVEQLTADGWVYLHNVRRDISLNGTRLEVVGLDDPHIHRSDLRVAPRRSQERFGLAVVHSPDPAPELAALGYELIVAGHTHGGQVRLPVVGALVTNSHMPRRMASGMFRLGPSYLHVSQGMGTSKYAPFRFLCRPGATLLDLQPADGHAG, encoded by the coding sequence GTGGTCTGGTGGATCGTCGCGGCCGTCCTGGTGGCCGGCGCCCTGTGCGTGGCCTACGGGATGGCCATCGAACAGACGTGGTTTCGCCTATCCCGGTACCGCCTGGACATCCTACCGGCGGACGCCGGCAGGCTCTCGATCCTGCACCTGTCCGACCTGCACTTCCAGCCGGACGACCGGCGGAAGGCGCGGTTCCTGGCCGGCCTCCCGACGGCCGACGTCGCCGTCGTCACCGGCGACATCCTGGGTGAGGCCGACGCGGTCGAGCCGGTGGTCGAGGCGCTCCGGCCGGTCCGGGGCCGCCTGGCGTCCTACTTCGTCCTGGGCTCGAACGACTACTACCGGCCCAGGCCCACCAGCTACCTCAAGTACTTCTTCCCGGGCGGCACGTCCCGGCGGCGCCGGCTGACCCGCAGCCGCGACCGCGAGCTGGTCGAGCAGCTCACCGCGGACGGGTGGGTGTACCTGCACAACGTCCGCCGCGACATCTCGCTGAACGGGACCCGCCTGGAGGTCGTGGGGCTGGACGATCCCCACATCCACCGGAGCGACCTGCGGGTGGCGCCCCGGCGCTCGCAGGAACGGTTCGGCCTGGCGGTGGTGCACTCGCCGGACCCGGCCCCCGAGCTCGCCGCCCTCGGGTACGAGCTGATCGTGGCCGGCCACACCCACGGCGGCCAGGTCCGGCTGCCGGTGGTGGGAGCCCTGGTCACGAACTCGCACATGCCGAGACGGATGGCCAGCGGCATGTTCCGGCTGGGACCGTCGTACCTGCACGTGTCGCAGGGCATGGGGACGAGCAAGTACGCGCCGTTCCGGTTCCTGTGCCGGCCGGGGGCCACCCTCCTCGACCTGCAACCGGCCGACGGCCACGCCGGGTAG
- a CDS encoding GatB/YqeY domain-containing protein, translated as MGDEATEATKATKATDLEERLAAEIRTALKSGQKVRLAALRLLSSSVHNREVELRRPLTEEEFREVVGREVRRRGESIEAYERGGREELAAREREERDVLSAYLPPQLSEEEVDALVDEAIAATGATDLKEMGKVMGHVMGRAKGKVDGSAVQARVRARLGELGSPTS; from the coding sequence GTGGGGGATGAGGCCACAGAGGCCACGAAGGCCACGAAGGCCACGGACCTCGAGGAGCGGCTGGCCGCCGAGATCCGCACCGCCCTGAAGTCCGGGCAGAAGGTCCGGCTGGCGGCCCTTCGGCTGCTGTCGTCCTCGGTCCACAACCGCGAGGTCGAGCTGAGGCGGCCCCTCACCGAGGAGGAGTTCCGCGAGGTGGTGGGGCGGGAGGTCCGGCGGCGCGGCGAGAGCATCGAGGCCTACGAGCGCGGCGGGCGCGAGGAGCTGGCGGCCCGGGAGCGCGAGGAGCGCGACGTCCTGTCCGCCTACCTCCCGCCGCAGCTCTCCGAGGAGGAGGTCGACGCCCTGGTCGACGAGGCCATCGCCGCCACCGGCGCCACCGACCTCAAGGAGATGGGCAAGGTCATGGGCCACGTCATGGGCCGGGCCAAGGGAAAGGTCGACGGCTCGGCGGTCCAGGCCAGGGTCCGGGCCCGCCTGGGCGAGCTGGGGTCCCCCACCTCCTAG